Proteins from a single region of Companilactobacillus farciminis KCTC 3681 = DSM 20184:
- a CDS encoding RluA family pseudouridine synthase, with product MYQKIITYHQQKYETLTIRELLKKWLIPKKWQHFFRIQQDVLINGTYHSFNTIVRDLDEITLNFNFSPRSEQHYLPGNDSVDVVYEDDDIIVVNKKAGKKTHPNIKTENDSLMNDVETYLTNGHPYMVHRIDMETSGLVLISKTPYLVPIFNRQLTTKTLHREYLALVKLDKEIPDSGTIDLPIGQDPQDVRKKIISPTGLDSVTKFKVIQKNDNYALLQLNLLTGRTHQLRIHLASQGWPIVNDPLYNPHKKTGNLLLFAHKLVFQQPFSEKFQIISAKLSKNMYNLICAYLKQPKSSPNPDN from the coding sequence ATGTATCAAAAAATCATAACTTATCATCAACAAAAATATGAGACTTTAACCATCCGTGAACTTCTAAAAAAGTGGCTGATTCCTAAGAAATGGCAACACTTTTTTCGTATTCAACAAGACGTTTTAATCAATGGAACTTACCATTCTTTTAATACGATTGTTCGAGATCTAGATGAAATAACTTTAAATTTTAATTTTTCACCCCGATCAGAACAACATTATTTGCCTGGCAATGACTCTGTCGACGTTGTTTATGAAGACGATGATATAATTGTCGTCAACAAAAAAGCTGGTAAAAAGACTCATCCAAACATCAAAACTGAAAATGACTCTTTGATGAATGATGTAGAAACTTATTTAACTAATGGTCATCCCTATATGGTCCATCGAATCGACATGGAAACTTCTGGCTTAGTATTAATCTCCAAAACGCCATACCTAGTCCCCATCTTTAATCGTCAACTTACCACTAAAACCTTGCATCGTGAGTACCTAGCCCTAGTCAAGTTAGACAAAGAAATCCCCGATTCTGGTACGATTGATCTGCCGATTGGTCAAGACCCTCAAGATGTCCGCAAAAAAATCATTAGTCCCACTGGTTTAGATTCAGTGACAAAGTTTAAAGTCATCCAAAAAAACGATAATTATGCTTTATTACAACTGAATTTATTGACTGGTCGCACTCATCAGTTAAGAATCCACTTGGCTAGTCAAGGTTGGCCCATTGTTAACGATCCACTCTATAATCCGCATAAAAAGACTGGGAATTTATTATTATTTGCTCATAAATTGGTTTTTCAACAACCTTTTAGTGAAAAATTCCAAATTATTTCAGCAAAATTATCAAAAAATATGTATAATCTAATATGTGCTTATTTAAAGCAACCAAAAAGCTCACCTAATCCCGACAATTAG